TATATCAAGTATCATTTTCGTTATGAATAATCGTAACGCATTTCCTGTTCAGGTTGTCCTGGCACTGCTGATCATCAATGGCATATTATTTCTGATGGAGATGACCGCCAGTGGTCGCCAGTTGATCGAGCTGTTTGCCCTGTGGCCGCTCGGTTCCGGATCCGATTTTGGCTTCGGCTCTGGCCTGTTTGATGGCGCCGCGCCAGGCTTTCAGGTCTGGCAGCTGGTCACGTACTCGTTCCTGCACGGCGGGGTGTTTCATTTACTGGTCAATATGTACGCCCTGTGGCTGTTCGGCTCACGCATGGAAATGGTGTGGGGCTCGAAGGCTTTTTTGATTTACTATTTTGTCTGTGTCATCGGCGCCGCTCTGGTGCAGCTGCTGGTGGCCAGCCAGGGCAGTGGGCCCGCTTACCCCACTATCGGCGCCTCGGGCGGCGTATTTGGCCTGCTGCTCGCCTTTGGCATGACCTTTCCCAACGAAAGGCTGATGCTGCTGTTTCCGCCGGTGGCAATGTCGGCCAAGTGGTTCGTCATCATCTATGGCGCCGTCGAACTCTATTTCGGGGTCACCGG
Above is a genomic segment from Thiohalophilus sp. containing:
- a CDS encoding rhomboid family intramembrane serine protease, producing MNNRNAFPVQVVLALLIINGILFLMEMTASGRQLIELFALWPLGSGSDFGFGSGLFDGAAPGFQVWQLVTYSFLHGGVFHLLVNMYALWLFGSRMEMVWGSKAFLIYYFVCVIGAALVQLLVASQGSGPAYPTIGASGGVFGLLLAFGMTFPNERLMLLFPPVAMSAKWFVIIYGAVELYFGVTGSMAGVAHFAHLGGMLFGYLLIRYWRNHPPRYR